Proteins co-encoded in one Arthrobacter sp. ERGS1:01 genomic window:
- a CDS encoding FAD-binding oxidoreductase — translation MTALPTTANAALQELLAALGEKVTTDDAVRSARGHDRSHLPWEPPLAVVRCTGTEDVSAALAICSRHGVPAVPIAAGTGLEGGANSTADVVCLDLSGMDKILRIGAADLDTTVQAGVMKSALNAALAGHGLTFPVGPGVDASVGGMASTGASGTTAVRYGTLKENVLGLTVVLADGTVIKTGGRSRKSAAGYDLTHLFVGAEGTLGVLTEVTLRVYGIPEASGVAICAFPTLENCTAVVQATLEAGVPISRVELLDDVTVDAVNSYSGLGLPVTPTLIFEFEGSPSGIADQSDIVRALVERHGGTGWDYADEPERMGRIWRARHDVLPSYAALVPGSSTWSTDVCVPISRLAECITLTKADTDAHGVLAPIVGHVGDGNFHLAFVLPPGDQDAVDAAAAINSRLVDRALSMGGTSTGEHGIGLGKTASLAKEHASAMPVMAAIKNALDPAGILNPGKVLARP, via the coding sequence ATGACAGCACTTCCAACCACCGCCAACGCCGCTCTGCAGGAATTGCTGGCGGCCCTAGGGGAGAAGGTCACCACGGACGACGCCGTCCGTTCGGCACGCGGCCACGACAGGTCACACCTTCCCTGGGAGCCGCCGCTGGCCGTGGTGCGCTGCACCGGCACCGAGGACGTCTCCGCCGCGCTGGCGATCTGTTCACGCCACGGCGTCCCGGCCGTGCCGATCGCGGCGGGCACCGGACTGGAGGGCGGCGCCAACAGCACGGCCGACGTCGTCTGCCTCGACCTCTCCGGCATGGACAAGATCCTGCGCATCGGAGCGGCTGACCTCGACACCACGGTCCAGGCCGGCGTCATGAAAAGCGCACTCAACGCCGCGCTGGCCGGGCACGGACTCACGTTCCCCGTGGGGCCCGGCGTTGACGCCAGCGTGGGCGGCATGGCATCGACGGGCGCCAGCGGCACCACGGCCGTCCGCTACGGAACCCTGAAGGAGAACGTGCTGGGCCTGACCGTGGTGCTGGCCGACGGCACCGTCATCAAGACCGGCGGCCGGTCGCGCAAGTCGGCCGCCGGCTACGACCTGACCCACCTCTTCGTGGGCGCCGAGGGAACGCTGGGCGTCCTGACCGAGGTGACCTTGCGCGTCTACGGCATCCCAGAGGCCAGCGGCGTGGCCATCTGCGCCTTTCCCACGCTGGAAAACTGCACCGCCGTGGTGCAGGCAACGCTGGAGGCCGGGGTGCCCATCTCCCGGGTGGAACTGCTCGACGACGTCACCGTGGACGCGGTCAACAGTTACAGCGGGCTGGGACTTCCCGTCACGCCGACCCTGATCTTTGAATTCGAGGGCTCCCCGTCCGGCATCGCCGATCAAAGCGACATAGTGCGGGCCCTGGTGGAACGGCATGGCGGTACCGGCTGGGACTACGCCGACGAGCCCGAACGGATGGGGCGGATCTGGCGAGCCCGCCACGACGTGCTGCCGTCGTACGCGGCGTTGGTGCCCGGTTCCAGCACCTGGTCCACGGACGTCTGCGTGCCCATCTCACGGTTGGCCGAATGCATCACGCTGACCAAGGCGGATACCGACGCCCACGGCGTGCTGGCACCCATCGTGGGGCACGTGGGTGACGGCAACTTCCACCTGGCCTTCGTGCTGCCGCCCGGGGACCAGGACGCTGTGGATGCGGCCGCCGCCATCAACAGCCGCTTGGTGGACCGGGCGCTGTCCATGGGCGGCACCTCCACGGGTGAGCACGGGATCGGCCTGGGCAAGACGGCGTCCCTGGCCAAGGAACACGCCTCCGCCATGCCGGTCATGGCAGCGATCAAGAACGCCCTTGACCCGGCCGGCATCCTGAACCCGGGCAAGGTGCTGGCCCGGCCGTAA
- a CDS encoding DUF2971 domain-containing protein, which produces MSKIFLYADKLIWRDETIWHYTTASGLDGILKNHVIWASSAAFMNDRQELSTGPELLVKLLDFYKNELDPRIVEDVLYLANATALTNRPKTFVSCACNDPDSLTMWRNYAGSEAGFAIGINGSIGLNIRKQRAFDESMMDGFQPPNAYESRASEVEAIGAEKFSWQPALYNLEAQAEVALHALRRFEKIATERLDGLNQSEAELDVMSETAQALQVFKHPAFRDEKEQRIVCGTSPHLDGPFIKHRPGKYGIVPYVELGIPAPRQGSGDQGLPERMNKLPIEAIIVGPTPYPKEAESGVFDLLQRSGYGEPPIRHSQVPFRR; this is translated from the coding sequence GTGTCCAAGATCTTCCTTTATGCTGACAAGTTGATCTGGCGCGACGAAACCATATGGCACTACACAACGGCTTCGGGACTGGATGGAATCCTTAAGAACCATGTAATTTGGGCAAGTTCGGCTGCGTTTATGAACGACAGACAGGAGCTTTCAACTGGGCCGGAATTGCTTGTCAAACTGCTTGATTTCTACAAAAATGAACTCGACCCCCGCATCGTAGAAGACGTTTTGTATCTTGCAAACGCGACAGCGCTAACTAATCGACCCAAAACATTTGTCTCGTGTGCGTGCAACGACCCGGACAGCCTGACAATGTGGAGAAATTATGCAGGATCAGAGGCTGGCTTCGCGATCGGCATCAACGGGTCAATCGGACTAAATATCCGAAAGCAGAGAGCTTTCGATGAAAGCATGATGGACGGTTTTCAGCCACCCAACGCGTATGAAAGCCGCGCTAGTGAGGTGGAGGCGATCGGTGCAGAGAAATTTTCATGGCAACCTGCTCTCTACAACTTGGAAGCACAGGCCGAAGTGGCCCTTCATGCGCTTCGAAGATTCGAGAAGATTGCCACGGAGAGGCTCGACGGTCTAAATCAAAGTGAGGCTGAATTGGACGTGATGTCAGAAACTGCCCAAGCACTTCAGGTATTCAAGCATCCTGCCTTCCGCGACGAAAAAGAACAGCGGATCGTTTGTGGGACATCGCCTCACCTCGATGGTCCGTTCATAAAACACCGCCCCGGAAAATATGGCATCGTCCCATACGTCGAATTGGGGATTCCCGCTCCACGACAGGGAAGCGGTGACCAGGGACTACCAGAAAGAATGAATAAGCTACCGATTGAAGCGATAATTGTAGGTCCTACGCCGTACCCGAAAGAAGCTGAGTCTGGAGTCTTTGACTTGCTTCAAAGATCCGGATATGGCGAACCTCCCATTCGTCATAGCCAAGTTCCATTCCGTCGATGA
- a CDS encoding histidinol-phosphate transaminase yields the protein MMTHTRPAPRPLVASLPVYSKAGGTVPPRWRASSNESFLPPSPAVLAAIEEAASHCQRYPSLQGDPLVAALSAQLGVAPEQLVTGAGSLAVLQQLLTAFTGPGTEVVFAWRSYEAYPILVRLAGALDVAVPLAPGHRHDLDAMAGAITESTAAVILCSPNNPTGTVLADAELDAILDRIPPHIVVVLDQAYLEFTDDTGASSARIVALLANHPNLVILRTFSKAYGLAGLRAGYLVTHPDVAAHVRAVSPPFGLNAVAEAAAVAALADDAALAANVATVVEGRTALATALADRGLTLPDSGANFLWLPVGDGSASLEMACLAEGVSVRCFAGEGVRVTVGSRDAEAAVLRAVDAWLAAGNDR from the coding sequence ATGATGACGCACACCCGACCCGCGCCCCGCCCGCTCGTCGCTTCGCTGCCGGTGTACTCAAAAGCCGGCGGGACAGTTCCGCCCCGGTGGCGGGCGTCGTCAAACGAGTCCTTCCTGCCGCCGTCACCGGCCGTGCTCGCCGCGATCGAGGAAGCCGCATCACACTGCCAGCGGTACCCGTCGCTTCAGGGCGACCCCCTTGTCGCGGCGCTCAGCGCCCAGCTCGGCGTCGCCCCGGAACAGCTTGTGACCGGCGCCGGGTCCCTGGCCGTGCTGCAGCAGCTTTTGACGGCGTTCACAGGGCCGGGCACGGAGGTGGTCTTTGCGTGGCGCAGCTATGAGGCCTATCCCATTCTGGTGCGCCTGGCCGGTGCGCTGGACGTCGCGGTGCCGCTGGCGCCGGGCCACCGCCACGACCTGGACGCCATGGCGGGCGCCATCACGGAGTCCACGGCCGCCGTAATCCTGTGCAGCCCCAACAACCCCACGGGAACAGTGCTGGCGGACGCCGAACTGGACGCCATCCTGGACCGGATCCCGCCCCACATTGTGGTGGTGCTGGACCAGGCTTACCTGGAATTCACGGACGACACCGGTGCCTCCTCCGCGCGAATCGTTGCCCTGCTGGCCAACCACCCCAACCTGGTCATCCTGCGCACCTTTTCCAAGGCCTACGGCCTGGCCGGGCTGCGGGCCGGCTACCTCGTGACGCATCCGGACGTGGCGGCCCACGTCCGTGCCGTGTCGCCGCCGTTTGGCCTGAATGCGGTGGCCGAGGCGGCCGCCGTCGCGGCGCTGGCCGACGACGCCGCCCTGGCCGCCAATGTTGCCACGGTGGTGGAGGGCCGCACGGCCCTGGCCACCGCGCTGGCCGACCGTGGCCTAACCTTGCCGGACAGCGGCGCCAACTTCCTGTGGCTGCCGGTGGGCGATGGTTCGGCATCGCTTGAAATGGCCTGCCTGGCCGAAGGCGTCAGCGTGCGCTGCTTTGCCGGTGAGGGCGTGCGCGTCACCGTAGGATCCCGCGACGCCGAGGCGGCCGTGCTCCGTGCCGTCGATGCCTGGCTCGCCGCCGGCAACGACCGGTAA
- a CDS encoding LCP family protein has product MSDDAAVQPPRRRKRKARRIVLWAVLAVIVVALLGGGAFVANLAHTYDTKTQKIVDPFPNETVRPVKPTAGAPSEAVNILLLGSDTRGAALDLAEEGKPSDQRSDTMLWVHIPADRKHIYLMSIMRDTWVDIPGSGDAKINAAMAFGGVPLVVQTLEGLFKTRIDHVVIADFDGFKAITDSLGGVVVDVPIAFSSHTADLTFKAGPQKLDGDQALAFVRERYAFVDGDYQRVRDQQIFLKAVMSTVMTPATMTNPIKVNNLVNEVAPYLSVDKGLDGATVGALALSLHNVRGPDVVSFTLPNLGTGTSSDGQSIVVPDYDAITAIGTALGKDQLGAYLTQAKLG; this is encoded by the coding sequence ATGAGCGATGACGCCGCAGTCCAGCCGCCGCGCCGCCGGAAGCGAAAAGCCCGGCGCATAGTCCTGTGGGCCGTCCTCGCTGTGATTGTCGTGGCGCTGCTGGGCGGTGGCGCATTCGTCGCCAACCTGGCCCACACTTATGACACCAAGACGCAAAAGATCGTCGACCCCTTTCCCAACGAAACGGTCCGGCCCGTCAAGCCCACGGCGGGGGCGCCGTCGGAAGCGGTGAACATCCTGCTGCTGGGCAGCGACACCCGCGGCGCCGCGCTGGACCTGGCGGAGGAGGGCAAGCCGTCGGACCAGCGCTCGGACACCATGTTGTGGGTGCACATTCCGGCGGACCGGAAGCACATCTACCTGATGTCGATCATGCGCGACACCTGGGTGGATATTCCGGGCAGCGGGGATGCAAAGATCAATGCGGCCATGGCGTTTGGCGGGGTGCCGCTGGTGGTGCAAACCCTTGAAGGGCTGTTCAAGACCCGGATCGACCATGTGGTCATTGCCGATTTTGACGGCTTCAAGGCCATCACCGACTCCCTGGGCGGGGTGGTGGTGGACGTGCCCATCGCCTTCTCCTCCCATACGGCGGACCTCACGTTCAAGGCCGGCCCGCAAAAGCTCGACGGCGACCAGGCGCTCGCATTCGTGCGGGAACGGTACGCGTTTGTCGACGGCGACTACCAGCGGGTCAGGGACCAGCAAATCTTCCTCAAGGCCGTCATGAGCACCGTCATGACGCCCGCCACCATGACCAACCCGATCAAGGTCAACAACCTCGTCAACGAAGTCGCCCCCTACCTCAGCGTGGACAAGGGCCTGGACGGGGCCACCGTCGGGGCGCTCGCGCTGAGCCTGCACAACGTCCGCGGGCCCGACGTGGTGTCCTTTACCCTGCCCAACCTTGGCACCGGCACCAGCTCCGACGGCCAGTCAATCGTCGTCCCCGACTACGACGCCATTACGGCCATCGGCACGGCCCTGGGCAAGGACCAGCTGGGTGCCTACCTGACCCAGGCCAAACTGGGCTAA
- a CDS encoding purine-cytosine permease family protein produces the protein MKKSGPVIERRSIDFVPHGERHGKPFGQFTLWFGANMQITAIVTGALAVIFGADAFWGIIGLFLGNLLGGSVMALHAAQGPKLGLPQMISSRAQFGVFGAVLPLVLVIVMYLGFAATGAVLAGQAVGQIIPTGHPAVGVIIFGALTVLVATLGYKYIHALGRISTIVGILGFTYLAVQLFLKHDVGAVLGVGGFAFPTFLLAISLSAGWQLTYGPYVADYSRYLPANTPATKTFLSCFSGSVLGSQWSMTLGALFAAIAMPKGHEFLDGQVAFVGELSGGGAIAVLMYLVVVVGKLTVNTLNAYGGYMTILTSVSAFTRQLRFAPWVRFAYVIGFITISVIIAIAASADFISNFKNFVLLLLMVFIPWSSINLVDFWLVSKEKVDVPALYDPKGRYGAWNVPALLTYALGVIVQIPFLAQTMYTGPITPLLGGADISWLVGLVVTAAVYYPVARKFQRPPATMIYPVDIDAPVAASVATPSASS, from the coding sequence GTGAAGAAGTCCGGACCGGTGATTGAACGCCGTTCCATCGACTTCGTGCCGCACGGCGAGCGCCACGGCAAGCCGTTTGGCCAGTTCACGCTGTGGTTCGGCGCCAACATGCAGATCACGGCGATCGTCACCGGCGCCCTGGCCGTGATCTTCGGCGCCGACGCCTTCTGGGGCATCATCGGGCTATTCCTGGGCAACCTGCTGGGCGGTAGCGTCATGGCGTTGCATGCCGCGCAGGGTCCCAAGCTTGGCCTGCCGCAGATGATCTCCAGCCGCGCCCAGTTCGGTGTCTTTGGCGCCGTGCTGCCGCTGGTTTTGGTGATCGTGATGTATCTGGGCTTCGCGGCCACCGGCGCAGTGCTGGCCGGCCAGGCCGTGGGGCAGATCATCCCCACGGGCCACCCCGCGGTGGGTGTCATCATCTTCGGCGCCCTGACGGTGCTGGTCGCCACCCTGGGCTACAAGTACATCCATGCCCTGGGCCGCATCTCCACGATCGTGGGCATCCTCGGCTTCACGTACCTTGCCGTCCAGCTGTTCCTCAAGCACGACGTCGGCGCCGTCCTGGGGGTGGGCGGCTTCGCGTTCCCCACGTTCCTGCTGGCTATATCGCTGAGCGCCGGCTGGCAGCTGACCTACGGCCCATACGTGGCCGACTACTCCCGTTACCTGCCGGCCAACACCCCGGCCACCAAGACGTTCCTCTCATGCTTCTCCGGTTCGGTCCTGGGCTCGCAGTGGTCCATGACGCTAGGTGCCCTCTTTGCCGCCATCGCGATGCCGAAGGGGCATGAATTCCTGGACGGCCAGGTGGCGTTCGTGGGCGAGCTTTCCGGCGGCGGCGCCATCGCCGTCCTCATGTACCTGGTGGTCGTGGTGGGCAAGCTGACCGTCAACACGCTCAACGCCTACGGCGGATACATGACCATCCTGACCTCGGTCAGCGCCTTCACCCGCCAGCTGCGGTTCGCTCCCTGGGTGCGCTTTGCCTACGTGATCGGTTTCATCACCATCTCGGTCATCATTGCCATCGCGGCGTCGGCGGACTTCATCTCCAACTTCAAGAACTTCGTGCTGCTCCTGCTCATGGTGTTCATCCCGTGGAGCTCCATCAACCTGGTGGACTTCTGGCTGGTCTCCAAGGAAAAGGTCGACGTCCCGGCACTCTATGACCCCAAGGGCCGTTACGGCGCCTGGAACGTCCCGGCGCTGCTGACGTACGCGCTCGGCGTCATTGTCCAGATCCCGTTCCTGGCCCAGACCATGTACACCGGACCCATCACTCCCCTGCTGGGAGGTGCGGACATTTCCTGGCTCGTGGGCCTGGTGGTCACCGCCGCCGTCTACTACCCCGTGGCCCGGAAGTTCCAGCGCCCCCCTGCCACGATGATCTACCCCGTGGACATCGACGCCCCGGTGGCCGCTTCCGTCGCGACGCCCTCCGCCAGCTCCTAA
- the hutU gene encoding urocanate hydratase — MATMHDPSRTIRAARGTDLSAKSWQTEAPLRMLMNNLDPEVAERPEDLVVYGGTGRAARSWEAYDAIVATLKTLEDDETLLVQSGKPVGVFRTNVWAPRVLLANSNLVGDWATWPEFRKLEAEGLMMYGQMTAGSWIYIGTQGILQGTFETFAAIGEKRFGGTLAGTLTLTGGCGGMGGAQPLAVTLNGGACLIVDVSEERLRRRAGKRYLDEVETDLDAALAKVLAAKAEKRALSVGVVGNAAELFPEILRRHQAGEFTVDIVTDQTSAHDPLSYLPSEYSIEEWHAEAENDPEGFTKKSQNAMARHVQAMVEFQDAGAEVFDYGNSIRDEARKGGYNRAFEFPGFVPAYIRPLFCEGLGPFRWVALSGDPEDIRVTDEALKELFPENAHLHRWLDAAQEHVEFEGLPARICWLGYGDRAKAGVLFNQLVADGKVKAPIVIGRDHLDSGSVASPYRETEAMKDGSDAIADWPLLNALLNTSSGATWVSIHHGGGVGIGRSIHAGQVSVADGSALAAEKLERLLTNDPGMGVIRHVDAGYERAIDVAAERGVRIPMQEQ, encoded by the coding sequence ATGGCAACGATGCATGACCCCTCCCGCACCATCCGGGCCGCCCGCGGCACCGACCTTTCCGCCAAGTCCTGGCAGACCGAGGCGCCGCTGCGCATGCTCATGAACAACCTTGACCCCGAGGTGGCCGAACGCCCCGAGGACCTGGTGGTCTACGGCGGCACCGGACGCGCGGCCCGCTCCTGGGAGGCCTACGACGCCATCGTCGCCACGCTCAAGACGCTCGAGGACGACGAGACCCTGCTGGTGCAGTCCGGCAAGCCCGTCGGCGTGTTCCGCACCAACGTGTGGGCCCCGCGCGTGCTGCTCGCCAACTCCAATCTGGTGGGGGACTGGGCCACCTGGCCCGAATTCCGCAAGCTCGAGGCCGAGGGCCTGATGATGTATGGCCAGATGACGGCCGGCTCCTGGATTTACATCGGCACCCAGGGCATCCTGCAGGGCACCTTCGAAACCTTCGCGGCCATTGGCGAGAAGCGCTTCGGCGGCACCCTGGCCGGCACCCTGACCCTGACCGGCGGCTGCGGCGGCATGGGCGGCGCCCAGCCGCTCGCCGTCACGCTCAACGGCGGCGCCTGCCTGATCGTGGACGTCAGTGAGGAACGCCTGCGCCGTCGTGCCGGCAAGCGCTATCTGGACGAGGTCGAAACGGACCTGGACGCGGCCCTGGCCAAGGTGCTCGCGGCCAAGGCCGAGAAGCGCGCCCTGAGCGTCGGCGTCGTCGGCAATGCCGCCGAACTGTTCCCGGAAATCCTGCGCCGCCACCAGGCCGGCGAGTTCACGGTGGACATCGTCACGGACCAGACCAGCGCCCACGATCCGCTCTCCTACCTGCCCTCCGAGTACTCCATCGAGGAGTGGCACGCCGAAGCGGAGAATGATCCCGAGGGCTTCACCAAGAAGTCGCAGAACGCGATGGCCCGCCACGTGCAGGCCATGGTGGAATTCCAGGATGCCGGCGCCGAGGTGTTCGACTACGGCAACTCGATCCGCGACGAGGCCCGCAAGGGCGGCTACAACCGCGCCTTCGAGTTCCCCGGCTTTGTGCCGGCCTACATCCGCCCGCTGTTCTGCGAGGGCCTGGGCCCGTTCCGCTGGGTTGCCCTCTCCGGCGACCCCGAGGACATCCGCGTCACCGACGAGGCATTGAAGGAACTGTTCCCCGAGAACGCGCACCTGCACCGCTGGCTCGACGCCGCCCAGGAACACGTTGAATTCGAGGGCCTGCCGGCACGCATCTGCTGGCTCGGCTACGGCGACCGTGCCAAGGCCGGGGTGCTGTTCAACCAGCTCGTGGCCGACGGCAAGGTCAAGGCACCCATCGTGATCGGCCGCGACCACCTGGACTCCGGTTCGGTGGCCTCCCCGTACCGCGAGACCGAGGCCATGAAGGACGGCTCGGACGCCATTGCCGACTGGCCGCTGCTGAACGCCCTGCTGAACACCTCATCGGGCGCCACCTGGGTGTCCATCCACCACGGCGGCGGCGTCGGCATCGGCCGTTCCATCCACGCCGGCCAGGTCTCCGTGGCCGACGGTTCCGCACTGGCCGCGGAAAAGCTGGAGCGCCTGCTCACCAACGACCCCGGCATGGGCGTGATCCGCCACGTCGACGCCGGCTACGAGCGCGCCATCGACGTCGCCGCCGAACGCGGCGTCCGCATCCCCATGCAGGAGCAGTAA
- a CDS encoding CaiB/BaiF CoA transferase family protein, giving the protein MTPEAATPLPLLPALGRPGSLEGLRVLDLSRVLAGPFCAMILADLGAEVIKVESPDGDDSRHFGPWYNGESAYYRLFNRSKFGITMDLKDDVERGRLLELVRRSDVVIENFRPGVLERLGLSVERLMAENPRLVIVSITGFGQDGPLAKAPAYDLIAQAMSGLMSITGWPGGQPTRVGISIGDVIPGLYGAIAALAAVNERHHTGRGQHIDVAMLDSLVSVLESVGMRALHGEEPVACGNDHAMSTPFSTYLTGDGAIAVAIAGDRLFPRLTEALNRPEWLADDRFREQTRRNDFPSEFRAALEEALQPFTADEAIELLSAHQVPVSKVSTVSQALRSDHAAHRGAVATESDGFRTLASPLRLTGSVAPSPAPTLGQHNALIDGWTAGPVRTGR; this is encoded by the coding sequence ATGACCCCCGAAGCAGCCACCCCCCTCCCCCTTCTTCCTGCCCTGGGACGTCCGGGTTCCCTGGAGGGCCTGCGCGTCCTGGACCTCTCCCGGGTGCTGGCCGGCCCGTTCTGCGCCATGATCCTGGCCGATCTTGGCGCCGAGGTGATCAAGGTCGAAAGCCCCGACGGCGACGACTCCCGCCACTTTGGCCCCTGGTACAACGGCGAGTCCGCGTATTACCGCTTGTTCAACCGCAGCAAGTTCGGCATAACGATGGACCTCAAGGACGACGTCGAACGCGGGCGCCTGCTGGAACTGGTGCGCCGCTCCGACGTCGTGATTGAAAACTTCCGGCCCGGCGTCCTGGAGCGGCTGGGCCTGTCCGTGGAGCGGCTCATGGCGGAGAACCCGCGGCTCGTCATTGTCAGCATCACGGGGTTCGGCCAGGACGGGCCGCTGGCGAAGGCCCCGGCCTACGACCTCATTGCCCAGGCCATGAGCGGGCTGATGTCCATCACGGGCTGGCCCGGCGGGCAGCCCACCCGGGTCGGGATCAGCATCGGCGACGTGATTCCCGGCCTGTACGGCGCCATTGCCGCGCTGGCGGCCGTCAACGAGCGGCACCACACCGGCCGCGGCCAGCACATCGACGTGGCCATGCTGGACAGCCTGGTCTCGGTGCTGGAATCCGTTGGCATGCGGGCCCTGCACGGTGAGGAGCCCGTGGCGTGCGGCAACGACCATGCCATGTCGACGCCGTTCAGCACCTACCTCACCGGCGACGGCGCCATTGCGGTCGCCATTGCCGGGGACAGGCTGTTTCCCCGCCTGACGGAGGCGTTGAACCGCCCGGAGTGGCTGGCCGACGACCGTTTCAGGGAGCAAACCCGGCGCAACGACTTCCCGTCGGAGTTCCGGGCGGCCCTGGAGGAGGCCCTGCAGCCGTTCACCGCCGATGAGGCCATTGAGCTGCTGTCGGCGCACCAGGTGCCCGTGTCGAAGGTGTCCACCGTGAGCCAGGCGCTGCGCAGCGACCATGCCGCGCACCGCGGGGCCGTGGCCACGGAATCGGACGGTTTCCGCACCCTGGCCTCGCCGTTGCGCCTGACCGGTTCCGTGGCGCCCTCCCCCGCTCCGACGTTGGGCCAGCACAATGCCTTGATCGACGGATGGACGGCCGGGCCCGTGCGGACCGGCCGCTAG
- a CDS encoding acyl-CoA dehydrogenase family protein — protein sequence MSESTTLPYVDGDFFFFESLLPANELARLDEIRDWMEAKVRPISRDFWNRSEFPVHLIPEVAALDMISPVRRQGHSHLLAGMVTAAIHRVDASFGTFFSGHDGLFTGSIELLASEEQKAAWLPDIYALRKTGVFAITEPLAGSDVAGGTQTTAVRDGDNWILNGEKRWIGNSTFSDYVIVWAKDVADGQVKGFLVDTATAGFTATLIENRIALRAVQNADIVLKDVVVPHFYKLAGANSFRDTNKVLKTTRATVGWQAVGLQMAAFDVARKYAVERRQFGKPIAGFQLIQEQLVTMLSNAQASMGMMVRLAQMEDDGTTRNEHSALAKAFVTKCMRETVALGRSILGGNGIHVDYEMAKIFCDAEAIYTYEGTYEINTLVAGRAITGIAAFV from the coding sequence ATGAGTGAAAGCACCACGCTGCCCTATGTGGACGGCGACTTCTTCTTCTTTGAAAGCCTGCTGCCCGCCAACGAACTGGCCCGCCTCGACGAGATCCGCGACTGGATGGAGGCCAAGGTGCGGCCCATTTCCCGCGACTTCTGGAACCGCAGCGAATTCCCCGTCCACCTGATTCCCGAGGTGGCCGCGCTGGACATGATCAGCCCCGTGCGCCGGCAGGGCCATTCACACCTTTTGGCCGGCATGGTCACCGCCGCCATCCACCGCGTGGACGCCTCCTTCGGCACGTTCTTCAGCGGTCACGACGGGCTGTTCACCGGTTCCATCGAACTGCTCGCCTCGGAGGAGCAAAAGGCCGCGTGGCTGCCGGACATCTATGCGCTGCGCAAGACCGGCGTCTTCGCCATCACCGAGCCGCTCGCCGGATCCGATGTGGCCGGCGGAACGCAAACCACTGCCGTGCGCGACGGCGACAACTGGATCCTCAACGGCGAAAAACGGTGGATCGGCAACTCCACCTTCTCCGACTACGTCATCGTCTGGGCCAAGGACGTCGCGGACGGCCAGGTCAAGGGTTTCCTCGTGGACACCGCCACGGCCGGGTTCACGGCAACGCTCATCGAAAACCGGATCGCCCTGCGCGCGGTCCAGAATGCCGACATTGTCCTGAAGGACGTCGTCGTGCCGCACTTCTACAAGCTGGCCGGGGCCAACAGCTTCCGGGACACCAACAAGGTGCTCAAGACCACCCGGGCCACGGTGGGCTGGCAGGCCGTGGGGCTGCAGATGGCCGCGTTCGACGTGGCCCGCAAGTATGCGGTGGAGCGCCGGCAGTTCGGCAAGCCGATTGCCGGCTTCCAGCTCATCCAGGAGCAACTGGTCACGATGCTCTCCAACGCCCAGGCCTCCATGGGCATGATGGTGCGGCTGGCCCAGATGGAGGACGACGGCACCACGCGCAACGAACACTCCGCCCTGGCCAAGGCGTTCGTCACCAAGTGCATGCGCGAAACAGTGGCACTGGGCCGGTCCATCCTGGGCGGCAACGGCATCCACGTGGATTACGAGATGGCGAAGATCTTCTGTGACGCCGAGGCCATCTACACCTATGAGGGCACCTACGAGATCAACACCCTGGTGGCCGGCCGCGCCATCACGGGAATCGCCGCGTTCGTCTAA
- a CDS encoding IclR family transcriptional regulator, translating to MNSPIVPPQVPAAKNVLSVLRYVASQAGPVGAAAIARDVGLPRSTTYHLLAALVDDGFVVHLPEERKYALGVTAHELGTGYTRQAPLQRIARFPLAQLVARTKRTAHLAVMHGREVIYVIEEQAKRQSELVTDAGVRLPAHLTASGRAMLASMSAAQLAALYPGPEAFPARYETGVHSVEALNELLARIRERGYSWEQDEVTDGFSSLAVAVLDRSGYAVASVTLTVANRPALTTAAAARYAAEGLAPERTVQIDDLAAQWLPEVKRCAAEISRRLRPSG from the coding sequence ATGAATTCACCCATTGTGCCGCCGCAGGTGCCGGCCGCCAAGAATGTGCTCTCGGTGCTGCGCTATGTGGCTTCCCAGGCCGGCCCGGTGGGGGCCGCCGCCATTGCGCGCGACGTGGGCCTGCCCCGCTCCACCACCTACCACCTGCTGGCGGCCCTCGTGGACGACGGATTCGTGGTGCACCTGCCCGAGGAACGCAAGTACGCCCTTGGCGTCACGGCCCACGAACTGGGCACCGGCTACACGCGCCAGGCCCCATTGCAGCGCATTGCCCGCTTCCCGCTGGCGCAGCTGGTGGCCCGCACCAAACGCACCGCCCACCTGGCCGTCATGCACGGCCGCGAGGTGATCTACGTGATCGAGGAGCAGGCCAAACGCCAAAGCGAGCTGGTGACCGACGCGGGAGTCCGCCTGCCCGCGCACCTGACGGCCAGCGGACGGGCCATGCTGGCCTCCATGTCAGCCGCGCAGCTGGCCGCGCTGTATCCGGGTCCGGAGGCCTTCCCGGCCCGGTACGAGACCGGCGTCCATTCGGTGGAGGCACTGAACGAGCTGCTGGCGCGGATCCGCGAGCGGGGGTACTCCTGGGAGCAGGACGAGGTCACCGACGGCTTTTCCTCCCTGGCCGTGGCCGTGCTGGACCGCAGCGGCTACGCCGTGGCCAGCGTGACGCTGACCGTGGCCAACCGGCCGGCCCTGACCACGGCGGCCGCCGCCCGTTATGCCGCCGAGGGCCTTGCCCCGGAACGGACCGTGCAGATCGACGACCTTGCCGCACAGTGGCTGCCCGAGGTGAAGCGCTGCGCCGCCGAAATCTCCCGGCGCCTGCGGCCCAGCGGCTGA